The Gammaproteobacteria bacterium genome has a window encoding:
- a CDS encoding DEAD/DEAH box helicase family protein, with protein sequence MTKHFDIKNFTNLGALDGQYQTQLNRLKSKGFETSNIEDTVNKASSNLSSDNPAPFVIYGEPQSGKTEMMICLSARLTDDGHKFIVLLLNDSVDLLDQNLGRFQSSGLAPSPKNFTEILDPDYDLKNSSHIVFCKKNARDLEKLIDKFDNLGQVIIIDDEADYASPNAKINADAQTKINELIEKLKGSDGLYVGVTATPARLDVNNTFGNIATKWIEFKPHTKYTGQKDFFPIEDDCAYSLRLLPIDGDNPEYVRKAFFRYLVASACLNHKQATVDYINYSMLVHTSGKIDDHQQDFKNLQKIIQILCDENNRKYARYAEEIWTQAGKRYPNANPDDLTRFIIRNISQHKLIVLNSKRDVTVNGESASNPKSLFTVVIGGNIVSRGVTFNNLLSMYFTRDVKNKIQQDTYIQRARMFGVRGKYLEHFELSIPEDLYNDWHRCFVYHKLSLDSARNENAPIWITDKRVAAVAPSSIDKSNVFQTNKGEMSFELFDYSEAKVEEKLEGVSEKKLTNIAVLEKFADYLGEESFPQHLLNFIKHFDGGSAGIAIYPSHNIADDKEDSSRGDDFSKVFRSRGFWGQFNRDKMGGAVHHFKIFYNSDNKARLFYRYDCDDIKSLRFIENRKHR encoded by the coding sequence CGCAAAGCGGAAAAACCGAGATGATGATTTGCTTGTCAGCCAGATTGACTGATGATGGTCATAAATTTATTGTTCTTTTGCTAAATGACAGCGTGGATTTGCTTGACCAAAATCTTGGCAGATTTCAGTCAAGTGGCCTCGCACCATCTCCTAAAAATTTCACTGAGATACTTGATCCAGACTATGACTTGAAAAACTCATCCCATATTGTGTTTTGCAAGAAGAATGCGAGAGACTTGGAGAAGTTGATTGACAAGTTCGACAATCTCGGCCAAGTGATAATTATTGACGATGAGGCTGATTACGCATCACCTAATGCCAAAATTAATGCAGATGCCCAAACAAAAATTAATGAACTCATCGAAAAACTTAAGGGCTCCGATGGTCTTTACGTCGGCGTGACAGCCACCCCTGCCAGATTAGATGTGAACAATACTTTTGGGAACATTGCGACAAAGTGGATTGAGTTTAAACCTCATACGAAATATACAGGGCAAAAGGATTTTTTCCCTATTGAAGATGACTGTGCTTACTCACTCCGTTTGCTGCCCATTGATGGCGATAATCCTGAGTATGTGAGGAAAGCATTTTTTAGATACTTAGTCGCCAGTGCTTGTTTAAACCACAAGCAAGCTACTGTTGATTATATAAATTACTCCATGCTTGTTCATACCAGTGGCAAGATAGATGACCATCAGCAGGATTTCAAGAATCTGCAAAAGATCATCCAGATTTTGTGTGACGAAAATAATAGAAAGTATGCGCGTTATGCTGAAGAAATTTGGACGCAAGCCGGCAAACGTTACCCAAATGCCAATCCAGACGATTTGACTCGATTTATAATTCGTAATATTTCACAACATAAATTGATAGTTCTAAACTCTAAAAGGGACGTTACCGTAAACGGTGAAAGCGCGAGTAATCCAAAATCCCTGTTCACTGTCGTTATTGGCGGAAATATTGTTTCCCGAGGGGTTACATTCAACAATCTTTTGTCCATGTATTTTACACGCGATGTGAAAAATAAAATCCAGCAAGATACTTATATCCAGCGTGCCAGAATGTTTGGGGTAAGAGGAAAGTATTTAGAACATTTTGAATTGTCTATTCCTGAAGATTTATACAATGATTGGCACCGGTGCTTTGTGTATCACAAGCTGTCACTTGATAGTGCAAGAAACGAGAATGCCCCCATCTGGATTACCGATAAAAGAGTAGCAGCCGTCGCGCCTTCAAGCATAGACAAATCCAATGTTTTTCAAACGAATAAAGGTGAGATGTCGTTTGAGCTGTTTGATTATTCTGAAGCAAAAGTTGAAGAAAAGTTGGAAGGAGTTTCGGAAAAGAAGCTGACAAATATTGCAGTTTTGGAAAAGTTCGCTGACTATCTCGGAGAGGAAAGTTTCCCGCAACATTTGCTGAATTTTATAAAGCACTTTGACGGAGGGAGCGCAGGAATAGCCATCTACCCTTCCCATAATATCGCCGATGATAAAGAAGACTCCTCCAGAGGAGATGACTTTTCAAAGGTGTTTCGCTCAAGAGGTTTTTGGGGTCAGTTCAACAGAGATAAGATGGGAGGTGCAGTCCATCATTTCAAGATATTCTACAATAGCGACAACAAGGCCCGACTTTTCTATCGCTATGATTGTGACGACATAAAATCCCTTAGATTTATTGAAAATCGCAAGCACAGGTGA
- a CDS encoding metal-dependent hydrolase — MDSVTQAALGAVVGEAVAGRRIGNRALLLGAVAGTLPDLDLLASFFAGDVERFTGHRALTHSLVAAPFAAWLLAAFCARFLPRAGLARRQWLHLLLWCFVTHIVVDLCTVYGTQILYPLSDHPFALSSLFIIDPFYTLPLLAAIAWMLMVRRAPGTRRRATRAALALSTAYLVAGLALKVHAGQVFADALAARGVEHRGIKTMNMPFNIVLWRALAVTDDGHWQGWYSVLSPGAPPVLEKTPAHPERASLDALAADSPGLARLIDFSHGYYFYEERDDGVDWIDLRMGTGGVYSFRFRVAEREGEREGGGLLPASPVRRRPIQRPPLSTVWTELRSRLLAR; from the coding sequence ATGGACTCGGTAACGCAGGCGGCGCTGGGCGCGGTCGTCGGCGAGGCGGTTGCCGGGCGGCGCATCGGCAATCGCGCGCTGCTGCTGGGCGCTGTCGCCGGCACGCTGCCGGATCTTGATTTGCTGGCGTCGTTCTTTGCCGGCGATGTCGAGCGCTTCACCGGGCACCGCGCGCTGACTCATTCGCTGGTCGCGGCGCCGTTCGCGGCGTGGCTGCTGGCAGCGTTTTGCGCGCGTTTTCTGCCGCGCGCGGGGCTGGCGCGCAGGCAGTGGCTGCATCTGCTGCTGTGGTGTTTCGTGACGCACATCGTCGTGGACTTGTGCACCGTGTACGGCACGCAGATTCTGTACCCGCTGAGCGACCACCCGTTCGCGCTGTCGAGTCTGTTCATCATTGATCCGTTCTACACGCTGCCGCTGCTGGCCGCGATTGCCTGGATGCTGATGGTGCGCCGCGCGCCCGGCACGCGGCGGCGCGCGACGCGCGCGGCGCTGGCGCTCAGCACCGCTTATCTGGTTGCGGGGCTGGCGCTGAAGGTGCACGCCGGGCAGGTGTTCGCCGACGCGCTCGCCGCGCGCGGCGTTGAGCACCGCGGCATCAAGACGATGAACATGCCGTTCAACATCGTGCTGTGGCGGGCGCTGGCCGTCACCGACGACGGCCATTGGCAGGGCTGGTATTCGGTGCTGTCGCCGGGCGCGCCGCCGGTGCTTGAGAAGACGCCGGCGCACCCCGAACGCGCGTCACTCGACGCGCTCGCCGCCGACAGCCCCGGACTGGCGCGGCTGATTGATTTCTCGCACGGCTATTATTTCTACGAGGAGCGCGACGACGGCGTGGACTGGATTGACCTGCGCATGGGCACCGGCGGCGTCTATTCGTTCCGCTTCCGCGTCGCCGAGCGCGAAGGCGAGCGTGAAGGCGGCGGCCTGCTGCCGGCGTCGCCGGTGCGCCGCCGCCCGATACAACGCCCGCCGCTTTCCACCGTCTGGACGGAACTGCGATCGCGTTTGCTGGCGCGCTGA
- a CDS encoding DNA-3-methyladenine glycosylase 2 family protein codes for MPERRGSGRRPAYWTRACAELSRRDPVMARLVREFRGSVLRGGGDAFETLCRAVVGQQISLQAADSVWRNLLAHFGDEMMPHRIHRCHLGTLRRCGLSQNKARCLKNIAQFFVHRRVTPRYWRRPLDETRAALLSITGIGPWTFEMFAIFYLKHPDVLPLGDLGLVNAMEQQYNGGRRLADARLRTIAARWEPWRTVATWYLWRSIDPEPVVYPGPAADA; via the coding sequence GTGCCTGAGCGGCGCGGCAGCGGCAGGCGCCCGGCGTACTGGACGCGCGCGTGCGCCGAGTTGTCGCGGCGCGACCCGGTGATGGCGCGGCTGGTGCGCGAGTTTCGCGGCAGCGTTCTGCGCGGCGGCGGCGATGCGTTCGAGACCCTGTGCCGCGCGGTCGTCGGCCAGCAGATTTCATTGCAGGCCGCCGACAGCGTGTGGCGCAACCTGCTGGCGCATTTCGGCGACGAGATGATGCCGCACCGGATACACCGCTGCCATCTCGGCACGCTGCGCCGCTGCGGCCTGTCGCAGAACAAGGCGCGCTGCCTGAAAAACATCGCGCAGTTTTTCGTCCACCGCCGCGTCACGCCGCGCTACTGGCGAAGGCCGTTGGACGAGACGCGCGCCGCGCTGCTGTCCATCACCGGCATCGGCCCGTGGACTTTCGAGATGTTCGCGATTTTCTACCTGAAGCATCCGGATGTGCTGCCGCTCGGCGACCTCGGCCTTGTCAACGCGATGGAGCAACAGTACAACGGCGGGCGCCGGCTGGCCGACGCGCGCCTGCGGACGATTGCCGCGCGCTGGGAGCCGTGGCGCACCGTCGCGACCTGGTATCTGTGGCGCAGCATTGACCCGGAGCCGGTTGTGTACCCGGGGCCGGCGGCGGACGCTTGA
- a CDS encoding ABC transporter ATP-binding protein/permease, with translation MDGIRSMANSARVMSALVRRTRRPHGERADWRNLRRILPYLWEYRGRVVFALTCLVVAKLAVIGVPLVLKEIVDALDTERGRALALPLVFLAAYGGLRLVSALFNELRDAVFARVRYRAMRRLSLRVLSHLHQLSLRFHLERETGAVFRDLERGTQSVSTILNYLAFHILPVTAEFALVALYLFGLYPAHFGAAVFSTVAVYVVFTVLFTNWRVRFRYRMNELDSQANQLAVDSVINYETVKYFNSEEAECRRYGGLLKEWEQAAVMSQTTMSALNFGQGLIIAAGLTAVMFFAATGVIAGDMTLGDLILVNTMMLQLFLPLGMLGVVYRAVRYALADMDLIFRLLDQPREVRDRDGAVELPEGACDVVFDNVGFHYRAGREIIERADFSVPAGGKVAIVGPSGSGKSTLARLLFRFYDVQRGAVRVGGLDVRDCTQHSLRQRIGIVPQDTVLFNRTIYDNILYGRPGASREEVLAAARAADLGDFIARLPDGWDTLVGERGLKLSGGEKQKVSIARAVLKKPSILVFDEATSSLDSRSEKAILKALERASAGITTLVIAHRLSTVVHIGHILVMDRGRIVGQGTHEQLLAEGGLYRMFWNLQSRRADGAGAARA, from the coding sequence CGCCAAACTCGCGGTCATCGGCGTGCCGCTGGTACTGAAGGAAATCGTGGACGCGCTCGACACCGAGCGCGGGCGGGCGCTGGCGCTGCCGTTGGTGTTTCTCGCCGCCTACGGCGGTTTGCGCCTGGTCAGCGCGCTGTTCAACGAACTGCGCGACGCCGTGTTCGCGCGCGTGCGCTACCGCGCGATGCGGCGGCTGTCGCTGCGGGTGCTGTCGCACCTGCACCAATTGTCGCTGCGGTTTCACCTGGAGCGCGAGACCGGCGCCGTGTTCAGGGACCTGGAGCGCGGCACGCAGAGCGTCTCGACGATACTCAACTACCTCGCGTTTCACATCCTGCCGGTGACGGCGGAATTCGCGCTGGTCGCGTTGTATTTGTTCGGGCTTTACCCGGCGCATTTCGGCGCCGCGGTGTTCTCGACGGTCGCCGTCTATGTCGTCTTCACGGTGCTGTTCACGAACTGGCGCGTGCGTTTTCGCTACCGCATGAACGAACTTGATTCGCAGGCCAACCAGTTGGCGGTGGACAGCGTCATCAACTACGAGACCGTCAAGTATTTCAACAGCGAGGAGGCGGAATGCCGGCGCTACGGCGGCCTGCTGAAGGAATGGGAGCAGGCCGCGGTCATGAGCCAGACGACGATGTCGGCGCTGAACTTCGGCCAGGGTTTGATCATCGCCGCCGGTTTGACCGCGGTGATGTTCTTCGCCGCCACCGGCGTCATCGCCGGCGACATGACTTTGGGCGACTTGATACTGGTCAACACGATGATGCTGCAACTGTTCCTGCCGCTCGGCATGCTCGGCGTCGTCTATCGCGCGGTGCGCTACGCGCTGGCCGACATGGATTTGATCTTCCGCCTGCTCGACCAGCCGCGCGAGGTGCGCGACCGCGACGGCGCCGTTGAACTGCCCGAAGGCGCGTGCGATGTCGTGTTTGACAATGTCGGCTTTCATTACCGCGCCGGGCGCGAGATCATCGAGCGCGCGGATTTTTCGGTGCCCGCCGGCGGCAAGGTCGCCATCGTCGGCCCGTCCGGTTCCGGCAAGTCCACGCTGGCGAGGCTGCTGTTCCGCTTCTACGATGTGCAGCGCGGCGCCGTCCGCGTCGGCGGGCTGGATGTGCGCGACTGCACCCAGCACAGCCTGCGCCAACGCATCGGCATCGTGCCGCAGGACACGGTGCTGTTCAACCGCACGATTTACGACAACATACTCTACGGCAGGCCCGGCGCATCGCGCGAGGAGGTGCTGGCGGCGGCGCGCGCCGCCGACCTCGGCGATTTCATCGCGCGCCTGCCCGACGGCTGGGACACGCTGGTCGGCGAGCGCGGCCTGAAGTTGTCCGGCGGCGAGAAGCAGAAGGTCTCGATTGCGCGCGCGGTGCTGAAAAAGCCGTCCATCCTGGTGTTTGACGAGGCCACCTCAAGCCTTGACTCGCGCTCGGAGAAGGCGATATTGAAGGCGCTGGAACGGGCGTCGGCGGGCATCACAACGCTGGTCATCGCGCACCGGCTGTCCACCGTCGTCCACATCGGCCACATTCTGGTCATGGACCGCGGGCGCATCGTCGGCCAGGGCACGCACGAGCAACTGCTGGCCGAAGGCGGCCTCTACCGCATGTTCTGGAACCTGCAATCACGCCGCGCCGACGGCGCCGGGGCCGCCCGTGCCTGA